A genomic segment from Pangasianodon hypophthalmus isolate fPanHyp1 chromosome 25, fPanHyp1.pri, whole genome shotgun sequence encodes:
- the tle3b gene encoding transducin-like enhancer protein 3-B isoform X9, whose product MPFLSQEHQQQVAQAVERAKQVTMTELNAIIGVRGLPNLPLTQQAHAVYPTLMQQQLQAQHLSHAAHGPPVQLPPHPSGLQPPGLPPVTGSGSGLLALGALGSQAHLPVKDEKNHHDLEHRDRESSTNNSVSPSDSLRASEKHRASSDYSLDTKKRKMEEKDNLRYDSDGDKSDDLVVDVSNEDPPTPRGSPSHSPPENGLDKARVLKKDAPNSPASVASSGSTPSSKAKDHPHNDKSSTPGLKSNTPTPRNDAPTPGTSSTPGLRPIPGPKPLGMEVLAPALRTPLSYAAPFAMMGHHPEMNGSLSGTGVYSLISPQMSAATAAAYGRPPMPGFDPHPHMRAPGLPASLTSISGGKPAYSFHVSADGQMQPVPFPPDALIGPGIPRHARQINTLSHGEVVCAVTISNPTRHVYTGGKGCVKIWDISQPGSKSPVSQLDCLNRDNYIRSCKLLPDGRTLIVGGEASTLTIWDLASQTPRIKAELTSSAPACYALAISPDAKVCFSCCSDGNIAVWDLHNQTLVRQFQGHTDGASCIDISHDGTKLWTGGLDNTVRSWDLREGRQLQQHDFTSQIFSLGYCPTGEWLAVGMESSNVEVLHHTKPDKYQLHLHESCVLSLKFAYCGKWFVSTGKDNLLNAWRTPYGASIFQSKESSSVLSCDISADDKYIVTGSGDKKATVYEVIY is encoded by the exons ATGCCTTTTCTGTCACAAGAG CACCAACAGCAGGTAGCGCAGGCTGTTGAGCGTGCTAAGCAAGTGACAATGACCGAGCTGAATGCCATCATCGGGGTACGTGGACTTCCCAATCTGCCTCTCACC CAACAGGCCCATGCTGTCTATCCCACTCTGATG cagcagcagctccaggCTCAGCACCTCTCTCACGCGGCACACGGTCCTCCTGTCCAGCTGCCCCCTCACCCCTCAGGCCTGCAGCCCCCGGGCCTTCCCCCAGTCACGGGCTCCGGATCCGGCCTGCTCGCGCTCGGAGCGTTGGGAAGTCAGGCCCACTTACCTGTCAAAGACGAGAAGAATCATCACGATCTGGAgcacagag ACCGGGAGTCGAGCACG AATAACTCTGTCTCGCCGTCGGACAGCCTGAGGGCCAGCGAGAAACACAGGGCCTCGTCTGACTACAGCCTGGATACAAAGAAACGCAAAATGGAGGAGAAGGACAACTTAAGATAT GACAGTGATGGTGACAAAAGCGATGACCTGGTGGTTGACGTGTCCAATGAG GACCCACCCACTCCGAGGGGCAGTCCCTCTCACTCTCCCCCTGAGAACGGCCTGGACAAGGCCCGTGTGCTGAAGAAAGATGCCCCTAACAGTCCAGCCTCTGTGGCTTCATCCGGGAGCACGCCGTCTTCCAAAGCCAAGGATCACCCTCAT AATGATAAATCCTCGACGCCAGGCCTGAAGTCCAACACTCCCACCCCACGCAACGACGCACCCACCCCAGGAACCAGCAGTACACCAGGACTCAGGCCCATCCCAGGGCCCAAACCCCTTGGCATGGAGGTTTTGG CTCCTGCACTGCGGACTCCTCTGTCCTACGCTGCTCCATTTGCAATGATGGGTCATCACCCAGAGATGAACGGCTCTCTCTCCGGTACAGGTGTCTACAGCCTCATCTCCCCTCAGATGAGTGCGGCCACAGCGGCAGCTTACGGCCGACCGCCCATG CCTGGATTTGATCCACATCCTCACATGCGGGCTCCAGGTCTCCCAGCCAGCCTGACGTCCATCTCTGGAGGAAAACC AGCGTACTCGTTCCATGTCAGTGCAGATGGTCAGATGCAGCCCGTCCCTTTTCCTCCAGATGCGCTGATCGGCCCAGGCATCCCACGCCACGCACGCCAGATTAACACCCTGAGCCATGGCGAGGTGGTGTGTGCCGTCACCATCAGCAACCCTACACGCCACGTTTATACGGGTGGCAAGGGATGTGTCAAGATCTGGGACATCAGCCAGCCTGGCAGCAAGAGCCCCGTGTCCCAACTGGACTGCCTG AACAGAGATAATTACATTCGCTCGTGTAAGCTGCTCCCAGACGGCCGCACACTGATCGTGGGTGGCGAGGCCAGCACTCTGACCATTTGGGACTTGGCCTCTCAGACGCCGCGCATCAAGGCTGAACTGACCTCATCAGCCCCGGCCTGCTACGCTCTGGCCATCAGCCCTGACGCCAAGGTCTGCTTCTCCTGCTGCAGCGACGGAAATATCGCAGTGTGGGACCTACACAACCAGACCCTTGTTAG GCAGTTCCAGGGTCACACAGATGGCGCGAGCTGTATAGACATCTCTCACGACGGCACCAAGCTGTGGACAGGTGGCCTGGACAACACCGTCCGCTCCTGGGACCTGAGAGAGGGACGACAGCTCCAGCAGCATGACTTCACCTCACAG ATCTTCTCTCTAGGCTACTGTCCGACTGGTGAGTGGTTGGCTGTAGGGATGGAGAGCAGCAACGTGGAGGTTCTCCACCACACCAAACCAGACAAATACCAGCTACACCTGCATGAGAGCTGTGTGCTCTCCCTCAAATTCGCCTACTGTG GTAAATGGTTTGTGAGCACAGGGAAGGACAATCTGCTGAATGCCTGGAGGACGCCGTACGGCGCCAGCATTTTCCAG tCAAAGGAGTCCTCATCTGTCCTGAGCTGTGACATCTCCGCTGATGACAAATACATCGTGACAGGATCTGGTGACAAGAAGGCCACAGTGTATGAAGTCATTTACTAG
- the tle3b gene encoding transducin-like enhancer protein 3-B isoform X1 → MYPQGRHPAPHQPGQPGFKFTVAESCDRIKDEFQFLQAQYHSLKVEYDKLANEKTEMQRHYVMYYEMSYGLNIEMHKQTEIAKRLNAILAQIMPFLSQEHQQQVAQAVERAKQVTMTELNAIIGVRGLPNLPLTQQAHAVYPTLMQQQLQAQHLSHAAHGPPVQLPPHPSGLQPPGLPPVTGSGSGLLALGALGSQAHLPVKDEKNHHDLEHRDRESSTNNSVSPSDSLRASEKHRASSDYSLDTKKRKMEEKDNLRYDSDGDKSDDLVVDVSNEDPPTPRGSPSHSPPENGLDKARVLKKDAPNSPASVASSGSTPSSKAKDHPHNDKSSTPGLKSNTPTPRNDAPTPGTSSTPGLRPIPGPKPLGMEVLAPALRTPLSYAAPFAMMGHHPEMNGSLSGTGVYSLISPQMSAATAAAYGRPPMPGFDPHPHMRAPGLPASLTSISGGKPAYSFHVSADGQMQPVPFPPDALIGPGIPRHARQINTLSHGEVVCAVTISNPTRHVYTGGKGCVKIWDISQPGSKSPVSQLDCLNRDNYIRSCKLLPDGRTLIVGGEASTLTIWDLASQTPRIKAELTSSAPACYALAISPDAKVCFSCCSDGNIAVWDLHNQTLVRQFQGHTDGASCIDISHDGTKLWTGGLDNTVRSWDLREGRQLQQHDFTSQIFSLGYCPTGEWLAVGMESSNVEVLHHTKPDKYQLHLHESCVLSLKFAYCGKWFVSTGKDNLLNAWRTPYGASIFQSKESSSVLSCDISADDKYIVTGSGDKKATVYEVIY, encoded by the exons acCGAGATTGCAAAGCGCCTCAATGCAATTCTTGCTCAAATCATGCCTTTTCTGTCACAAGAG CACCAACAGCAGGTAGCGCAGGCTGTTGAGCGTGCTAAGCAAGTGACAATGACCGAGCTGAATGCCATCATCGGGGTACGTGGACTTCCCAATCTGCCTCTCACC CAACAGGCCCATGCTGTCTATCCCACTCTGATG cagcagcagctccaggCTCAGCACCTCTCTCACGCGGCACACGGTCCTCCTGTCCAGCTGCCCCCTCACCCCTCAGGCCTGCAGCCCCCGGGCCTTCCCCCAGTCACGGGCTCCGGATCCGGCCTGCTCGCGCTCGGAGCGTTGGGAAGTCAGGCCCACTTACCTGTCAAAGACGAGAAGAATCATCACGATCTGGAgcacagag ACCGGGAGTCGAGCACG AATAACTCTGTCTCGCCGTCGGACAGCCTGAGGGCCAGCGAGAAACACAGGGCCTCGTCTGACTACAGCCTGGATACAAAGAAACGCAAAATGGAGGAGAAGGACAACTTAAGATAT GACAGTGATGGTGACAAAAGCGATGACCTGGTGGTTGACGTGTCCAATGAG GACCCACCCACTCCGAGGGGCAGTCCCTCTCACTCTCCCCCTGAGAACGGCCTGGACAAGGCCCGTGTGCTGAAGAAAGATGCCCCTAACAGTCCAGCCTCTGTGGCTTCATCCGGGAGCACGCCGTCTTCCAAAGCCAAGGATCACCCTCAT AATGATAAATCCTCGACGCCAGGCCTGAAGTCCAACACTCCCACCCCACGCAACGACGCACCCACCCCAGGAACCAGCAGTACACCAGGACTCAGGCCCATCCCAGGGCCCAAACCCCTTGGCATGGAGGTTTTGG CTCCTGCACTGCGGACTCCTCTGTCCTACGCTGCTCCATTTGCAATGATGGGTCATCACCCAGAGATGAACGGCTCTCTCTCCGGTACAGGTGTCTACAGCCTCATCTCCCCTCAGATGAGTGCGGCCACAGCGGCAGCTTACGGCCGACCGCCCATG CCTGGATTTGATCCACATCCTCACATGCGGGCTCCAGGTCTCCCAGCCAGCCTGACGTCCATCTCTGGAGGAAAACC AGCGTACTCGTTCCATGTCAGTGCAGATGGTCAGATGCAGCCCGTCCCTTTTCCTCCAGATGCGCTGATCGGCCCAGGCATCCCACGCCACGCACGCCAGATTAACACCCTGAGCCATGGCGAGGTGGTGTGTGCCGTCACCATCAGCAACCCTACACGCCACGTTTATACGGGTGGCAAGGGATGTGTCAAGATCTGGGACATCAGCCAGCCTGGCAGCAAGAGCCCCGTGTCCCAACTGGACTGCCTG AACAGAGATAATTACATTCGCTCGTGTAAGCTGCTCCCAGACGGCCGCACACTGATCGTGGGTGGCGAGGCCAGCACTCTGACCATTTGGGACTTGGCCTCTCAGACGCCGCGCATCAAGGCTGAACTGACCTCATCAGCCCCGGCCTGCTACGCTCTGGCCATCAGCCCTGACGCCAAGGTCTGCTTCTCCTGCTGCAGCGACGGAAATATCGCAGTGTGGGACCTACACAACCAGACCCTTGTTAG GCAGTTCCAGGGTCACACAGATGGCGCGAGCTGTATAGACATCTCTCACGACGGCACCAAGCTGTGGACAGGTGGCCTGGACAACACCGTCCGCTCCTGGGACCTGAGAGAGGGACGACAGCTCCAGCAGCATGACTTCACCTCACAG ATCTTCTCTCTAGGCTACTGTCCGACTGGTGAGTGGTTGGCTGTAGGGATGGAGAGCAGCAACGTGGAGGTTCTCCACCACACCAAACCAGACAAATACCAGCTACACCTGCATGAGAGCTGTGTGCTCTCCCTCAAATTCGCCTACTGTG GTAAATGGTTTGTGAGCACAGGGAAGGACAATCTGCTGAATGCCTGGAGGACGCCGTACGGCGCCAGCATTTTCCAG tCAAAGGAGTCCTCATCTGTCCTGAGCTGTGACATCTCCGCTGATGACAAATACATCGTGACAGGATCTGGTGACAAGAAGGCCACAGTGTATGAAGTCATTTACTAG
- the tle3b gene encoding transducin-like enhancer protein 3-B isoform X2, producing the protein MYPQGRHPAPHQPGQPGFKFTVAESCDRIKDEFQFLQAQYHSLKVEYDKLANEKTEMQRHYVMYYEMSYGLNIEMHKQTEIAKRLNAILAQIMPFLSQEHQQQVAQAVERAKQVTMTELNAIIGVRGLPNLPLTQQAHAVYPTLMQQLQAQHLSHAAHGPPVQLPPHPSGLQPPGLPPVTGSGSGLLALGALGSQAHLPVKDEKNHHDLEHRDRESSTNNSVSPSDSLRASEKHRASSDYSLDTKKRKMEEKDNLRYDSDGDKSDDLVVDVSNEDPPTPRGSPSHSPPENGLDKARVLKKDAPNSPASVASSGSTPSSKAKDHPHNDKSSTPGLKSNTPTPRNDAPTPGTSSTPGLRPIPGPKPLGMEVLAPALRTPLSYAAPFAMMGHHPEMNGSLSGTGVYSLISPQMSAATAAAYGRPPMPGFDPHPHMRAPGLPASLTSISGGKPAYSFHVSADGQMQPVPFPPDALIGPGIPRHARQINTLSHGEVVCAVTISNPTRHVYTGGKGCVKIWDISQPGSKSPVSQLDCLNRDNYIRSCKLLPDGRTLIVGGEASTLTIWDLASQTPRIKAELTSSAPACYALAISPDAKVCFSCCSDGNIAVWDLHNQTLVRQFQGHTDGASCIDISHDGTKLWTGGLDNTVRSWDLREGRQLQQHDFTSQIFSLGYCPTGEWLAVGMESSNVEVLHHTKPDKYQLHLHESCVLSLKFAYCGKWFVSTGKDNLLNAWRTPYGASIFQSKESSSVLSCDISADDKYIVTGSGDKKATVYEVIY; encoded by the exons acCGAGATTGCAAAGCGCCTCAATGCAATTCTTGCTCAAATCATGCCTTTTCTGTCACAAGAG CACCAACAGCAGGTAGCGCAGGCTGTTGAGCGTGCTAAGCAAGTGACAATGACCGAGCTGAATGCCATCATCGGGGTACGTGGACTTCCCAATCTGCCTCTCACC CAACAGGCCCATGCTGTCTATCCCACTCTGATG cagcagctccaggCTCAGCACCTCTCTCACGCGGCACACGGTCCTCCTGTCCAGCTGCCCCCTCACCCCTCAGGCCTGCAGCCCCCGGGCCTTCCCCCAGTCACGGGCTCCGGATCCGGCCTGCTCGCGCTCGGAGCGTTGGGAAGTCAGGCCCACTTACCTGTCAAAGACGAGAAGAATCATCACGATCTGGAgcacagag ACCGGGAGTCGAGCACG AATAACTCTGTCTCGCCGTCGGACAGCCTGAGGGCCAGCGAGAAACACAGGGCCTCGTCTGACTACAGCCTGGATACAAAGAAACGCAAAATGGAGGAGAAGGACAACTTAAGATAT GACAGTGATGGTGACAAAAGCGATGACCTGGTGGTTGACGTGTCCAATGAG GACCCACCCACTCCGAGGGGCAGTCCCTCTCACTCTCCCCCTGAGAACGGCCTGGACAAGGCCCGTGTGCTGAAGAAAGATGCCCCTAACAGTCCAGCCTCTGTGGCTTCATCCGGGAGCACGCCGTCTTCCAAAGCCAAGGATCACCCTCAT AATGATAAATCCTCGACGCCAGGCCTGAAGTCCAACACTCCCACCCCACGCAACGACGCACCCACCCCAGGAACCAGCAGTACACCAGGACTCAGGCCCATCCCAGGGCCCAAACCCCTTGGCATGGAGGTTTTGG CTCCTGCACTGCGGACTCCTCTGTCCTACGCTGCTCCATTTGCAATGATGGGTCATCACCCAGAGATGAACGGCTCTCTCTCCGGTACAGGTGTCTACAGCCTCATCTCCCCTCAGATGAGTGCGGCCACAGCGGCAGCTTACGGCCGACCGCCCATG CCTGGATTTGATCCACATCCTCACATGCGGGCTCCAGGTCTCCCAGCCAGCCTGACGTCCATCTCTGGAGGAAAACC AGCGTACTCGTTCCATGTCAGTGCAGATGGTCAGATGCAGCCCGTCCCTTTTCCTCCAGATGCGCTGATCGGCCCAGGCATCCCACGCCACGCACGCCAGATTAACACCCTGAGCCATGGCGAGGTGGTGTGTGCCGTCACCATCAGCAACCCTACACGCCACGTTTATACGGGTGGCAAGGGATGTGTCAAGATCTGGGACATCAGCCAGCCTGGCAGCAAGAGCCCCGTGTCCCAACTGGACTGCCTG AACAGAGATAATTACATTCGCTCGTGTAAGCTGCTCCCAGACGGCCGCACACTGATCGTGGGTGGCGAGGCCAGCACTCTGACCATTTGGGACTTGGCCTCTCAGACGCCGCGCATCAAGGCTGAACTGACCTCATCAGCCCCGGCCTGCTACGCTCTGGCCATCAGCCCTGACGCCAAGGTCTGCTTCTCCTGCTGCAGCGACGGAAATATCGCAGTGTGGGACCTACACAACCAGACCCTTGTTAG GCAGTTCCAGGGTCACACAGATGGCGCGAGCTGTATAGACATCTCTCACGACGGCACCAAGCTGTGGACAGGTGGCCTGGACAACACCGTCCGCTCCTGGGACCTGAGAGAGGGACGACAGCTCCAGCAGCATGACTTCACCTCACAG ATCTTCTCTCTAGGCTACTGTCCGACTGGTGAGTGGTTGGCTGTAGGGATGGAGAGCAGCAACGTGGAGGTTCTCCACCACACCAAACCAGACAAATACCAGCTACACCTGCATGAGAGCTGTGTGCTCTCCCTCAAATTCGCCTACTGTG GTAAATGGTTTGTGAGCACAGGGAAGGACAATCTGCTGAATGCCTGGAGGACGCCGTACGGCGCCAGCATTTTCCAG tCAAAGGAGTCCTCATCTGTCCTGAGCTGTGACATCTCCGCTGATGACAAATACATCGTGACAGGATCTGGTGACAAGAAGGCCACAGTGTATGAAGTCATTTACTAG